In Xenorhabdus poinarii G6, the following are encoded in one genomic region:
- the nusB gene encoding transcription antitermination factor NusB, producing the protein MKPAARRRARECAVQAIYSWQISKNSIADVELQFLTEQDVTGVDITYFRELLSGVAVNATKLDALMAPYLSRQLEELGQVEKAILRVSMFELSFRDDVPYKVAINEGIELAKVFGAEDSHKFVNGVLDKAGPAARKKK; encoded by the coding sequence GTGAAACCTGCTGCTCGTCGTCGTGCTCGTGAGTGTGCTGTTCAGGCAATTTATTCATGGCAAATATCCAAAAACAGCATTGCTGATGTTGAATTGCAGTTTCTGACAGAGCAAGACGTAACCGGTGTTGATATCACCTATTTCCGTGAATTGCTGTCCGGGGTAGCGGTCAATGCTACAAAATTAGATGCGCTGATGGCGCCTTATCTGTCCCGCCAGCTTGAAGAGTTAGGCCAGGTAGAGAAAGCTATCTTGCGCGTATCGATGTTTGAACTAAGCTTTCGTGATGATGTTCCCTACAAAGTGGCTATTAATGAAGGTATTGAACTGGCAAAAGTGTTTGGTGCTGAGGATAGCCATAAATTCGTGAATGGGGTGTTGGATAAAGCTGGCCCGGCAGCACGCAAGAAAAAGTGA
- the thiL gene encoding thiamine-phosphate kinase, with protein MACGEFDLIARYFNRHLTRRRDVNLGIGDDCALMTVADKQELAVTTDTLVAGVHFLPDISPEDLAYKALAVNISDLAAVGADPAWASLALTLPDVHENWLKRFSDSLFEQLNYYGMQLIGGDTTKGPMSLTLTVHGLVPAGRALRRAGAKNGDWIYVTGTLGDSAAGLALLQEHLTVEDTAIHNWLVRRHLRPQPRVLQGQALRNLASSAIDLSDGLISDLNHILTASQCGARINLDALPYSEAMQQYVSPEQAVKWALSGGEDYELCFTVPELNRGALNMALAHTGASFCCIGQIRPESEGIRYFNNNEEMELDLNGFDHFKTDKKPKVPCSAAYQEENDQTEGTHG; from the coding sequence ATGGCATGTGGTGAATTTGACCTCATTGCACGTTACTTCAATCGCCATCTTACCCGCAGACGGGATGTAAACCTGGGAATTGGTGATGATTGTGCGTTGATGACTGTTGCAGATAAGCAAGAATTAGCCGTAACAACGGATACGTTGGTTGCGGGTGTCCATTTTCTGCCTGATATCTCACCGGAAGATTTGGCTTATAAAGCACTGGCTGTCAATATCAGTGATTTGGCGGCCGTTGGGGCAGATCCCGCCTGGGCGTCGTTGGCGTTAACATTGCCTGACGTCCATGAGAATTGGTTAAAACGGTTCAGTGATAGCCTGTTTGAACAATTGAATTATTACGGTATGCAGTTGATTGGTGGGGATACCACAAAAGGCCCCATGAGTTTAACGCTCACTGTACATGGGTTAGTACCGGCTGGCAGGGCATTGCGCCGAGCTGGAGCAAAGAATGGTGATTGGATTTATGTCACGGGCACGCTTGGTGACAGTGCGGCAGGGCTTGCTTTGTTACAAGAGCACCTGACAGTAGAAGATACAGCGATCCACAATTGGTTGGTCAGACGTCATCTCCGCCCACAACCGCGCGTTTTACAAGGCCAGGCATTGCGTAATCTGGCTTCTTCTGCAATTGATTTGTCTGATGGATTGATTTCTGACCTTAACCATATTCTGACAGCCAGTCAGTGTGGTGCGCGTATTAATCTGGATGCGTTACCTTACTCGGAAGCGATGCAGCAATATGTTTCTCCAGAACAGGCAGTGAAATGGGCACTGAGTGGCGGGGAAGATTATGAATTGTGTTTCACCGTACCGGAGCTGAATCGGGGCGCATTAAATATGGCGTTAGCCCATACGGGAGCAAGTTTCTGCTGTATTGGTCAAATCAGGCCAGAATCAGAAGGTATCCGCTATTTTAACAATAATGAAGAAATGGAGCTGGACCTGAACGGTTTTGATCACTTTAAAACAGATAAAAAACCAAAGGTGCCTTGTTCGGCTGCATACCAGGAAGAAAATGACCAAACGGAGGGGACTCATGGATGA
- the pgpA gene encoding phosphatidylglycerophosphatase A, which yields MDDAKHRLKMRNPWHLLATGFGSGLSPIMPGTMGSIAAIPFWLLLAPLPTWAIWLVIVVGTLIGCVICQKAADALSVEDPGCVVWDEFIGMWITLMAIPVLNWQWVLVGFVVFRIFDMWKPWPICWFDRYVKGGIGIMLDDIIAAIFAIVVIWLLNFYQILPF from the coding sequence ATGGATGATGCAAAACATCGCTTAAAGATGCGTAATCCGTGGCATTTGTTGGCGACGGGGTTTGGTAGTGGATTGTCACCAATTATGCCGGGTACGATGGGATCAATCGCCGCGATCCCTTTTTGGTTACTGTTAGCGCCGTTACCAACATGGGCAATTTGGTTGGTGATTGTGGTGGGAACGCTTATTGGCTGTGTGATTTGCCAAAAAGCCGCAGATGCGTTGAGCGTGGAAGATCCCGGTTGTGTTGTCTGGGATGAATTCATTGGCATGTGGATAACACTGATGGCGATACCGGTGCTCAACTGGCAATGGGTTCTGGTCGGTTTTGTGGTATTCCGCATTTTTGATATGTGGAAACCGTGGCCGATTTGCTGGTTCGATCGCTATGTGAAAGGCGGTATCGGTATTATGTTGGATGACATTATCGCCGCGATCTTCGCCATTGTGGTCATCTGGCTGTTGAATTTTTACCAAATATTACCTTTCTGA
- a CDS encoding helix-turn-helix transcriptional regulator — translation MGSKKNIISPQIINTLAASQDPWGIKDKDSCFIYGNKALNAIKGFSDSFNFEGLYDDELPWDGAEFAKEYIHHDQKVMQEEKSYVSLETHIWGGVKTLSSYFCEKSPIYHEDGDCIGIIYHLWKAQDYSLTRLYYGKLPASIMFQPPSHLFTQREWDVIFLSLHKYTSKQIGRILNISYRTVENYTAQIYKKAGVTSAQQLEEYCRFNNYDLYVPERFLRPESRILV, via the coding sequence ATGGGTAGCAAAAAGAATATTATTTCACCTCAAATCATTAACACACTAGCAGCAAGTCAAGATCCCTGGGGGATAAAAGATAAAGACTCATGCTTTATTTATGGGAACAAAGCATTGAATGCCATTAAAGGATTTTCTGATTCATTTAATTTTGAAGGCCTTTATGATGATGAGCTGCCATGGGATGGTGCCGAATTTGCCAAAGAATATATTCATCATGACCAAAAAGTCATGCAAGAAGAAAAGTCATACGTTTCGCTCGAAACCCATATTTGGGGGGGAGTGAAAACATTATCTTCTTACTTTTGTGAAAAATCACCCATTTATCATGAAGATGGTGATTGCATCGGGATTATCTATCATCTATGGAAAGCCCAGGATTATTCATTAACCCGCCTATACTATGGAAAGCTCCCTGCTTCCATTATGTTTCAACCGCCCAGCCATTTATTTACCCAACGAGAATGGGATGTCATTTTTCTCTCTTTACATAAATATACCAGTAAACAAATTGGGAGAATATTAAATATCTCCTATCGTACTGTCGAAAATTATACCGCACAAATATATAAAAAGGCGGGCGTAACTTCTGCACAACAATTAGAAGAATACTGTCGCTTTAATAATTACGATCTCTATGTACCGGAAAGATTTCTACGTCCTGAAAGCCGTATTCTTGTTTAA
- a CDS encoding PAS domain-containing protein yields the protein MNKSNNITPQLIHMWEKSADPWGAKDHQSKFIYANPAFYQLLDLPEHFDITGLNIGDLPSPIAGYEKEFGRQEQKVIQTTQRVTSMEIHPFGKHQINQIYLCDKYPLYDDHGDCIGITFHMYKVPNFSTAYYYDQAMPATLELTFPSNILTQTEWEILFLLLRSLDEKSIGKELMLNTEDVIHHIQSIYQKFNISRQEDLKPFCKTHQFDHYLPERFIAVGSKEIN from the coding sequence ATGAATAAATCAAATAATATAACCCCGCAATTAATTCATATGTGGGAAAAAAGCGCTGACCCTTGGGGCGCGAAAGATCATCAATCAAAATTTATCTACGCTAATCCTGCTTTTTACCAACTGCTCGATCTACCTGAACATTTTGACATTACAGGACTTAACATCGGTGACTTGCCCTCACCCATTGCAGGATATGAAAAGGAATTCGGTCGGCAAGAACAAAAAGTGATTCAAACGACACAACGAGTCACTTCAATGGAAATCCATCCATTTGGAAAACACCAAATCAATCAGATTTATCTTTGTGATAAATACCCACTTTATGATGATCATGGTGATTGTATTGGTATCACTTTTCATATGTACAAAGTACCCAATTTCTCCACTGCTTATTACTATGACCAAGCAATGCCAGCAACGCTGGAACTCACCTTCCCTAGCAATATTCTGACCCAAACTGAGTGGGAAATCCTTTTTCTGCTCTTACGCTCATTGGACGAAAAAAGCATCGGGAAGGAATTAATGTTAAATACAGAAGATGTTATTCATCATATCCAATCAATTTATCAAAAATTTAATATTTCAAGACAGGAAGATCTGAAACCTTTCTGCAAAACACATCAATTTGATCACTATCTCCCTGAAAGGTTTATCGCCGTTGGCAGTAAAGAGATAAATTGA
- a CDS encoding MalY/PatB family protein encodes MKSPDFNQVVDRHNTGSIKWDFLEQYLHLNTTDLLPMWVSDFDFQSPQEVLQALSSRIEHGIFGYSERDDRYYQAVIDWFSRRHQLTLYRDWFTTVEGVIPGLALLIQMLSKPGEGIIVQGPYYSSFAKIITMNGRVLIENPLIECPEGYKIDYNHLEHLLAQHRPPLLLLCNPHNPTGRCWDRDELRQLLLLCKQYGTTIISDEIWADLTLPWGKFTSILHLGSEWHNNVIIATSASKTFGLSSLRISNFLIPNPALRQDFHHRLHAHGLDVFNSLSMTAATTAYQAGDRWLDKLQDYLVENRHWFEQALTSSVPWCHMTKAEGTYLAWLDCRQLGFDDNTLQQLLIQKAKIAVSMGCSFGDQGKGFIRINLGCPRQYLEKAINGLAKLTQ; translated from the coding sequence GTGAAATCTCCTGATTTCAATCAAGTAGTTGATCGTCATAATACAGGTTCTATTAAGTGGGATTTTTTAGAGCAGTACCTGCATTTAAACACAACTGACCTGCTACCAATGTGGGTCTCTGATTTTGATTTTCAAAGCCCACAAGAAGTGCTACAAGCCCTATCTTCCCGAATTGAACACGGTATTTTTGGTTATAGTGAACGCGATGATCGCTACTATCAGGCAGTCATAGACTGGTTTTCAAGACGCCATCAGCTCACCTTGTACAGGGATTGGTTCACAACAGTGGAAGGGGTTATCCCCGGATTGGCACTGCTCATACAAATGCTGAGTAAACCCGGCGAAGGTATTATTGTACAAGGGCCTTATTACTCTTCATTTGCCAAGATCATTACCATGAACGGTAGGGTGCTTATTGAAAACCCACTGATTGAGTGCCCGGAAGGTTATAAAATTGACTATAACCATCTAGAACACCTATTAGCACAGCACAGGCCACCTCTACTGTTATTATGCAACCCACACAATCCGACCGGCCGATGCTGGGATCGGGACGAACTGCGCCAGTTACTGCTGCTCTGCAAGCAATACGGCACAACAATCATTTCCGATGAAATTTGGGCTGATTTAACTTTGCCCTGGGGCAAATTCACCTCAATATTGCATCTTGGTAGTGAATGGCATAACAATGTTATTATTGCCACCTCGGCAAGTAAGACATTTGGACTTTCATCACTACGAATATCAAATTTTCTTATCCCAAACCCTGCTCTCCGGCAAGATTTTCATCATCGGTTACATGCTCATGGATTGGATGTATTCAATTCTCTGTCCATGACTGCGGCGACCACCGCTTACCAAGCAGGGGACCGGTGGCTTGATAAATTACAAGATTATCTGGTTGAAAACCGTCACTGGTTCGAGCAAGCCTTAACCTCTTCCGTTCCTTGGTGTCACATGACCAAAGCAGAAGGTACATATTTAGCCTGGTTGGACTGTCGTCAATTAGGTTTTGATGATAATACCTTACAACAGTTATTAATACAGAAAGCGAAAATAGCTGTTTCAATGGGATGCAGTTTTGGTGATCAAGGAAAAGGATTTATCCGAATAAATTTAGGTTGTCCCCGCCAATATCTTGAAAAGGCAATTAATGGATTAGCTAAATTAACACAGTAA
- the nhaC gene encoding Na+/H+ antiporter NhaC translates to MDEKKKLNIGLAILPIAAMLLLLIIGYGQLGLRIESLLLISAVITSALAYWQGYRWDDIIDAIVTKLAKAMPVIMILVCVGGLIGSWMFSGTIPYMVYWGLKLISPEYILIAAFFITSVISVCTGTSWGAAGTVGVALMGIAAGLDVSLAAAAGAVVSGAYFGDKISPLSDSTNFAAIVADTDLYSHIQHLMYTTIPGFILATIVYFIAGHTGFTGSTTTPEKITEIMQSFESLYHFNMLLILPPILVLWGAITKRPVIPTMLAACALAIVIGIGLQGFTLKQGLNALIDGFNLSIFSEQGHSITGGVMNDVTRLLNRGGMLSMMGTILLIFCAFAFAGILTLTGALTIIINHLLQAVHTTGQLIAATLGTTILVTGATCDGKLALLIPAELFKGAYQRMGLDNKNLSRTIEDGCTVIEPLLPWTSAGIYMATTLGVSTFELLPWAIQCYAAVFFALIYGFTGFGIAKVIPGNSLNKKENQREIS, encoded by the coding sequence ATGGACGAAAAGAAAAAACTGAATATAGGACTCGCTATACTCCCTATTGCAGCAATGCTTTTGCTGCTGATTATTGGTTATGGTCAATTGGGGCTACGCATTGAATCCTTATTGCTCATATCAGCGGTCATAACCTCAGCTCTGGCATACTGGCAAGGTTATCGCTGGGATGACATCATTGATGCTATTGTAACAAAGCTAGCCAAAGCAATGCCTGTGATCATGATACTGGTTTGCGTTGGCGGTCTGATTGGCTCCTGGATGTTCAGTGGAACCATTCCTTACATGGTTTACTGGGGATTAAAACTGATTAGTCCTGAATATATACTCATTGCCGCTTTCTTCATAACGAGTGTGATTTCCGTTTGCACGGGGACATCATGGGGAGCCGCTGGCACTGTCGGTGTCGCTCTGATGGGCATCGCGGCTGGCCTTGATGTTTCTTTAGCGGCGGCGGCAGGGGCGGTTGTTTCCGGTGCCTATTTTGGTGATAAAATCTCACCCTTGTCTGACTCAACGAATTTCGCAGCCATCGTTGCTGACACTGATCTTTACAGCCATATTCAGCACTTGATGTATACCACTATCCCAGGCTTTATTTTAGCCACCATCGTCTATTTTATTGCTGGTCACACAGGATTCACAGGTAGCACAACAACGCCCGAAAAAATCACAGAAATCATGCAATCATTTGAGAGTCTATATCACTTCAATATGTTGCTGATTTTGCCTCCAATACTGGTTTTATGGGGCGCCATCACAAAACGTCCAGTGATACCAACCATGCTGGCTGCATGTGCATTGGCGATTGTCATCGGTATAGGTCTTCAGGGATTTACGCTTAAACAGGGACTTAATGCATTAATTGATGGTTTCAATCTCTCCATATTCTCTGAACAAGGGCACAGTATTACCGGCGGCGTAATGAACGATGTAACGCGCCTACTCAACCGCGGAGGGATGCTCTCCATGATGGGGACTATCTTGCTGATATTTTGTGCATTCGCGTTTGCAGGCATATTAACACTCACTGGCGCTCTGACCATCATCATTAATCACCTGCTGCAAGCCGTTCACACAACCGGACAACTCATCGCTGCTACCCTAGGGACAACCATTCTGGTCACTGGCGCAACTTGTGATGGCAAACTGGCTCTTCTTATCCCGGCCGAATTATTCAAAGGCGCTTATCAGCGAATGGGACTGGATAATAAAAACCTATCACGCACCATAGAAGATGGCTGTACTGTTATTGAACCGCTTCTCCCCTGGACGTCTGCTGGCATATATATGGCGACAACATTAGGCGTCAGTACCTTCGAATTATTACCTTGGGCAATCCAGTGCTATGCTGCTGTTTTTTTTGCCCTCATTTATGGCTTTACTGGTTTCGGAATCGCAAAAGTCATACCAGGAAACTCTCTGAATAAAAAGGAAAACCAACGTGAAATCTCCTGA